GCGCTTCGTCCTGGATCACGTACTTCAGCATGTCCTTCATCAGCGGCTCGCCGGTGGCCTGGTACATCGTGTTGAAGGCGCCGAGCGCGAGTCCCTCGATCATGATCTGCATGCCGAGGAACTTCATGTCCCAGCGCGCGTCGTGCATCAGCGCATCGATGATCGTGAACAGGTTGTCGTTGACCGGGTAGAGCTTGCCGAGCTTGGTCTCGATGTAGCGCAGGAACACCTCGACGTGCCGCGCTTCGTCCATCACCTGCGTGGCGCCGTAGAACTTGCCGTCGAACCAGCGCACCGATTCGGTAACCTGCGCCGACGCGTACAGCGCGCCCTGTTCCCCGTGCAGGAACTGGCTGAGAATGAACGACGTGAAATCGTGCAGGAAACGGCGCTGCTCCTTGTCGTCCAGGCGGATGCCGTGCTCGCGCAACCCCGCGACCGGGACGAATTCCATCGGCATCAGCAAGCGCTCGGGCCGTTCGGGATCGACGTCGGTCGACCAGTCGAGCTTGGTGTCGGCGTCCCACTGATTGGCTACCGCACGGCGGTACAGGTCGTACATCTCGGGGTAGTCGCCGCCGTAGCCGAAGTCGAAGCTGGTCTGGTAGCAGGCGGGCATGTGCACCTCTCCGCCCTGCTTGCCGCGCTTGAGCACGAAGCCACGGCCTACCGAGGGAAGCATGCCGGCGAGCACCTGCTTGTTCTCGACGGCGGCAGCGATGCCCACCGCGTCGAGGACGTCTTCGACGTAGCGGCGGGCCGGCTTGGGCATGAGGTCGAGGGCGAGATGAATCATGGTTCGTTCTCCTGTCGGATTTGAAATCGAGTAGGCGGAAAAGCTGGAAATTCAGAAGTCGCGGATCACGACGCGGCCGTCTCCGAAGGAGCAGCAGGCCAGTGCGTAACCGTCGGCCCTCTCGGCTGGCGTCAGGCAGTTCGGCTCGGCGGCGACGACATTGCCGTCGATCCTGATCTTGCAGGCGCCGCAGCCGCCCATGCGGCAGCTCGACGGCAGCGTGATACCGGCCGCGTCGGCGGCCTCCAGAAGCGTCGCGCCGGGCTTGGCAATTACCGTTTTTGCGCTGGCACCGAACACCAGCGTCGCGGCGGTCGTCGGTGCCGCGGTCGTCGAAGATTCGGCATACTGGAAGCGCTCCAGGTGAATGCGATCGCCGGCGACACCGCGCGCTTCGAGAGCGCCGACGACGCCGTTCATCATCGGCCCCGGTCCGCAGACGTACCAGGAGTCGACGTCACGATCGCGCAGCACGGCGGCAACGCGCGCGGCGTCGATCGGCCCGGTGAGCCCGTTCCATCCAGGACCGGCCTCGTCCACGGCCAGGATCACGTCGAGGCGGCGCCCGAAAAGTTTCTGCATCGCGTCGATGCGCGAACGGAATATGATCTCGTCCTGGCAGCGGCTGCCGTAGAGCAGTGTCACGCGCGACTGCTTCTGCGAGCGCAGAAGCGTCTCGAACATGCTGATGAGAGGCGTGATCCCTACTCCACCGGCGACCATCGCGACGTGGCGCGAAGCCGCGTGGTCCGCGTCGATCGTGAATCGCCCTGCAGCCGGTGCCGCACGAAGCACGTCGCCCGCTCGCACGCGATCGTGAAGCCAGCTCGAAAGCGTCCCGCCTTCCACGCGCTTGACGGTGATGGCCGGCTGCGATCCGGCCAGCGGCGAAGTCGAAAGCGAGTAGCAGCGCCGGTGTTCCTTGCCATCGACCTTCGCAACGATCGTCAGGTGCTGCCCTGCCGAGTAATCGAGGCCGGGAGCGTCCAGGACGAAGGTCTTCGCGTTCGGAGTCTCGTCGATCACTTTCGCGACGACCAGGCGCAGGAGGCCGCCCGGCGACGGCCGCGCCCAGCGACGGTTCGGCCGGCACAGGACCGGCGCCGCCGCCGGCGGCGAGAAGATGCGGGTGAAGCTGGCCATCGCGAGTCCCATCGAATCGACCTCCGAATTCAATAAGTGTTTAGTAACACTACACACTCAGGATCGTCAAGGGGAATCGCCCGGGGCGGCGCAAAAAATGCGCGCGGGCGCGACGCGGCGGCTGGCGCAGCGTCAAAATCTCGTTTTGATTCGAGAATTTACGGCTTGGACGGGACGGGGGCGAAATCCTCGAGGAGGGCGGCGATCTTCTTGCGCCTCAGGATCCCGAGCATGCGCAGGACCATCGGCTCGCTGGTCTCGATGAGCTCGAGCGCCCTGTCGCCGGACATTCCCGCGATGCGCTCGACCAGCGCCCTCGCCTCACGGCGAACCAGCGTGGTCATTGCGTCGTCGTAGGAGCTGACAAGGTCCGGTGTCAGTGCAGGCTCTCCCGGCCCTTCGAGAGTACGCAGCTCGCACCAGCACGCGAGGAGCTCGGCATCGTCTTCGCCGACCCTCGCGCCGGCGCCGCGGCCGTGGACCTCGATGAATCCGAAGCGTCGCATCGCGTCGAAATCCGCCCGGGAAACCCGCGACGGCACCAGCGCCGAGACCGCCACGGTATTGCTGGCGGCCGTGTGCCGGTGTGCAGGAAGCGAGGCCCGCACGCGGCGCAGCAGCACTTCCTGCTCTTCGGTGAACGTTCCACCCGCGCCCTCGTCGAGCACCTCGCGAATGGCACGAAGGGGCAGGAAGTGACGCTCCTGGAGGTCGCGAATGCGCTGGAGACGCTCGAGGTGGTCCTGCCCGTAGACCGCAGTATTGCGCCCCGTCTTGAGCGGTTTCGGAAGAAGGCCCTGCGTGAGATAGAAGTGAATCGTCTCGCGCGGCAGTCCCGACCGGGCGACGAGGTCGCGCATGCGCAGCCCGTCGGTTCTCGGCGCCGCGCTGCGGTCGGCGCCGGCGCGGTCTTTGCTTCGCGAGCTTCGCGAGGTCGCCTGCATCGGGTGGCGACGCTACACGACTTGCCCCGATGCAGCGAGCGACGCGGCTCACTCGTGTACGGCGGAGTGAACGCAGCGCCGGCAACGAATTCGATCCGCGTCCGGCCGCCTTGCTGGAGAACGAGATGACCGATCTTCGCCGCCACGCACCAGCCGCATCGAGGAATCGCGAGCCTATCCTCGCGGTGCTGAGGCGCGTGCTGCCGGAGCGCGGCAGCGTGCTCGAGATCGCCGGCGGCAGCGGTGAGCACGCCGTCCATTTTGCGGCGGCGCTGCCCGGCCTTCGCTGGCGTGCAACCGATGCGGATCCCGACTCGGTCGCATCGATTGCCGCATGGCGCCGCAGCGGCGGCACGCCGAATCTCATGGTCCCGCGCCTGCTCGACGTTGCCGGTGCGGATTGGGGCGACGAGACGTACGACGCCATTTTCAGCGCGAACATGATCCACATTTCGCCGTGGGCCGCCTGCCTCGGGCTGCTGGCCGGCGCGGGGCGGCACCTGGCGACCGGCGGCGTGCTCATCCTCTACGGTCCGTTCCGCATCGACGGCCAGCACACGGCCGCGAGCAACGAGGCGTTCGATGCCGATCTGCGTTCACGCAATCCGCAGTGGGGCGTGCGCGACCTCGGCGACGTCGACCGCGAAGCCTTGCGCCACGGGCTCGTGCTCGAAGAAAGAACTGAAATGCCGGCGAACAACCAGACCGTGGTGTGGAGAAAGAAATGACGGAAGTCCTCGGCATCGACCACATCTACCTCGCCGTGCGGGACCTCGAGGCCTCGCGCCGCTGGTACGACGTCGTCATGAAAATCCTCGGCTTCCGCAGCGGAAACTTCCGCATCGGCGACGAGCCCCACGCCTCGTACTACAACCGCCATTTCGGTTTCGTGCTCAGGCCGGCACGTGGCGGCACCCGGCACGACCCGTACGCACCGGGCCTCCACCATTTCTGTTTTCGGGTCGACAGCGACGACGACGTGCGTGCCGTCTTCCAGGCACTTCGCGAAACCGGCATCGCGGCCAGCTCACCGGCGCTCTATCCGCAGTATGCGCCCGACTATTTCGCGGTGTTCTTCGATGACCCCGACGGTATGCGGCTCGAAGTGACCAACTACCGGGCCGAACGGCGCCAGCGTCACGATCACTGGCACGACCTCCAGGAGGATCTCGCGCAATGACGACAACGGGACGATTGCACTCGATGGCCGAAACACCCGCGCCCGCCGGCTGGCTGTCGCAGCCGGCGATGTGCCGCCTGCTGAGAGCCTGCGGGCCGGTCAACGTCCTCGGGGCGCTGATCTTCGCGCCGCCTCTGCCGTGGGTGCGAGATCTGTTCGGCCTTCCCGCTGCCCCGCCTCTTTACCTGTGGGTGCTGTCGATCTGGATCCTGGCGTTCGGCGCTGCGTACTGGCACCTCGGAAATTCGGGGCGCATCGAGAACACGTTTCTCGCCGTCGCCGCCGCAGGCAAGGGAAGCTTCGCGCTGCTGATCCTCGCCTATGCTGCCGCGGGTACGATTCCCGCCACGGCAATCCTTCTCGGCCTGCCGGATCTCGCGCTCGCCGCGTGGTTCACCGCGTGGCTGGTCGAGGTCAGGCGCCAGTCTCCCGGCGCCTGACCCCGTCTCGGCAGAGCTGACGCCGATTCAGCACAAAGGACACGTCAGCGGGACATTCTGCCCGACAGCCGCCTTGAGGACGCGCAGGGCATCCGATGCGGTGATCTTGCCGCTGTTGTCGACGTCGCAGGTGCACAGCGGGCAAACGAGAGTCCCGACGGCGGTCTTCAGCACGAAGAGCGCGTCGCTGGCCACGACGGCGCGACTGTCACCGCTGTCGGCGGTCGCGCTCGCCCGCAGCGCCCTGGTCGCGGCACGAGGCGATGACGTCGCCTTGGCCTGGAGCTTCGCGATCCTCCGGGCGCTATGGTGACGCGACAACGTCACGACCAGCGCCAGCGGATCGCCGCAAGGCCGCCCGGCGATCGTCGTGGTCGAAGTCGAAGAGGTGGACGACGTGCTCGTCGTGGTCGTGGTGGTCGTCGTCACGACCGCGTAGTCGAGCGTGACGGCCACCGGAACGTGATCGGAGAGATCGTTGCCCATGCCGTCGGAGAACATCGTTTTCAGCGCAGCGTAGGACTCCGGCGCGAACTTCAGCAGGGTTCCGTCGCGGTAGAAGATCTTGTCGAAGAGCTCGCAGTTGCCGGTGCCCGGACTGGTCGCGCAGTCGGCGTTGATGTCGCTTCCGGCGCCCGGGACGATGCCGCCGCGCTCGAGCAGCACCCACACGTCGGTCAGTCCGGCGCCGGTCACGAGGTCCTGGATGTTGTCGTTGCCGACTCGCGTGTAGAGGCTGTTGGTGTCGCCGAGCACGATCACCGGCGCGCCCGCCGGTGAAGTCGCGTTGATCGCCGCGACGAGCTGGTCGACGTTCGACCGCCTCGCGGCCTGGCTGCCGCTGTCCTGGCCGGCATCGGCGTGCAGCGTGTACACGTCCACCGACACCGTCGGCTCGAGGAAGATCTTCGCGTAGCTGTAGCCCTTGTCGGTGTCGCAGTCGCTGCCGTCGTTGCCGAGCGTCCCGAAGCACGCCGACCACTGGGTGCGCGAGAACGGGTTGATCTGGAAGTCCGACAGCATGTCCAGGCCGTCGCCGAGTCCGGCCGTTCCGCCCGTGTCCTTCTGCGTGATGTACGAGTACGTGATGGTCTGCGGACTCGTCAGCGTGTCGTAGTAGTCCTGCGCGAAGACTTCCTGCAGCCCGACGATCGACGGCATTCCGACGTACGGCGGTGCGGGCGTGTGAAAATCTTCGAGAAGAGGCGCGATCTCGGAGATCTGCGTGTGGCGATCCTCGATCAGCGGCGGAGGAAGGCCGCGCACGTTGTACGTCAGGACGGCGAAGGTCCCGGCCAGCGAGACTCCGGGAGACGCGACTGCCGACAGCAAGGCCGCTGCAGCGGCGAGGCACGCGGGACGGAAACGCCGTCGCGCACGGTGGGTTGGACGCATAATCATTCGATGGTTCTCCGTTGGCGGGCGCAGGTCGCCGATCATAGCCGATGCGCGCAGCGGTTTGCCAGAGCTGGCGCGAGGTGGCTGGTCGTGACAAATCTCTACCGCGACGCCGCATCGCTGCATTGCCGCGACACGCATCGACGACGCGGCCGTATGCCCCGATCGGGACTGCGGAGGTTTTTTCGCGTGCACATCGACTTCTGGTTCGAGTTCGGCAGCACGTACTCCTACCCGGCCGCGATGCGGATCGAGGAGGCCGCCTCGGCCGCGGGGCTCGAGCTGCGCTGGCGCCCTTTTCTTCTCGGCCCGATTTTTCGCAGCCAGGGCTGGACGGATTCTCCGTTCAACATCTATCCCGCCAAGGGTCGATACATGTGGAGAGACCTCGAGCGCATCTGCACGAACCAGGGACTGCCACTGGTGCGCCCGTCGCGTTTTCCGCGAAACGGGTTGCTCGCTGCCCGCGTGGTCGCCGCCTGCGACGGGCTTCCGTGGGTCCCGTCGTTCGTGCGCGCCGTCTACACGGCAAACTTCGCCAAGGACGAGGAGATCTCCGATCCCGCCGTCGTTGCCGCAGCACTGGAGAGCGCCGGTGCCGACGCGTCGCTGGTGAAGATCGCCGACAGCGACGATGCCAAGACGAAGCTTCGAGCCCTGACCGACGAAGCGGCCGCGCTCGATATCTTCGGTGCGCCGAGCTTCGTCACGGACGGCGAGCTGTTCTGGGGCAACGATCGGCTGGAGCAGGCGATCGAATGGGCCCGCAAAGGCGCCTGATCGGCGATCTGCGCGTCCGGCGACGGAACGCTTGGCCGTCGCAGCCGCGATCGGATACGTTGGCGTCTCCATGACGCGCAATATCTCCCCACCGACTCCGCGCCAGCTCCTCGGCGAGGTGCGCGGCGCCGTCGAGCCTGCACGGCTCCTGCTTCACGCGCCGCTGCTGGCGACGCTTCCTCGCGGACGAGGACAGACCGTGATCGTGCTTCCGGGCTACGGTGCATCGGAGTCCTCGATGGCGATGCTGCAGGGCTTCCTTCGCCTGCTCGGCTACAAGAGCCGGAGCTGGGGCCTCGGGCGCAACACCGGCAACGTCGCGCGTCTGGTGCCGCGCGTGCTCGCACGCATCGACGAGGTCGCGCCGTCACCGGATACCGAAGTGCACCTGGTCGGCTGGAGCCTCGGCGGATACATTGCACGCGAGGCGGCGCGAGAGATGCCTTCGCGCATCCGGAGCGTCATCACGCTCGGGAGTCCCGTCGTCGGAGGACCGAAATACACGACAGTGGCGGCGCGCTACCGGCGGCGCGGGCACGATCTCGACGAGCTCGAGCGTCTCGTCGACGCCCGCTACGACAAGCCGCTCTGCGTGCCGGTCACCGCGATCTTCTCGAGGTCCGACGGCATCGTCGCATGGGAGGCCTGCATCGATCGTCGCAGCCCCGGCATCGAGCACGTCGAGGTTCGTACGACCCACATCGGCTTCGGTTTCTGTCCGGAAGTCTACGGCATCATCGCCGACCGTCTCTCGAGACACTCCGCGCCCCGCCACTGAGAACGTCGATGCTGGGTGCGACGTCCACTCTCGGGCCGCTCGAGCTCGTCGCCGTCGGCGCCGCGGCGCTGGCGGCCGGCATCGTCAACGCGCTCGCCGGCGGCGGCACCCTGCTGACGTTTCCGATGCTGACTGCCGTCGGTGTTCCGGC
This genomic stretch from Candidatus Binatia bacterium harbors:
- a CDS encoding MerR family transcriptional regulator, whose translation is MQATSRSSRSKDRAGADRSAAPRTDGLRMRDLVARSGLPRETIHFYLTQGLLPKPLKTGRNTAVYGQDHLERLQRIRDLQERHFLPLRAIREVLDEGAGGTFTEEQEVLLRRVRASLPAHRHTAASNTVAVSALVPSRVSRADFDAMRRFGFIEVHGRGAGARVGEDDAELLACWCELRTLEGPGEPALTPDLVSSYDDAMTTLVRREARALVERIAGMSGDRALELIETSEPMVLRMLGILRRKKIAALLEDFAPVPSKP
- a CDS encoding alpha/beta fold hydrolase; protein product: MTRNISPPTPRQLLGEVRGAVEPARLLLHAPLLATLPRGRGQTVIVLPGYGASESSMAMLQGFLRLLGYKSRSWGLGRNTGNVARLVPRVLARIDEVAPSPDTEVHLVGWSLGGYIAREAAREMPSRIRSVITLGSPVVGGPKYTTVAARYRRRGHDLDELERLVDARYDKPLCVPVTAIFSRSDGIVAWEACIDRRSPGIEHVEVRTTHIGFGFCPEVYGIIADRLSRHSAPRH
- a CDS encoding 2-hydroxychromene-2-carboxylate isomerase — its product is MHIDFWFEFGSTYSYPAAMRIEEAASAAGLELRWRPFLLGPIFRSQGWTDSPFNIYPAKGRYMWRDLERICTNQGLPLVRPSRFPRNGLLAARVVAACDGLPWVPSFVRAVYTANFAKDEEISDPAVVAAALESAGADASLVKIADSDDAKTKLRALTDEAAALDIFGAPSFVTDGELFWGNDRLEQAIEWARKGA
- a CDS encoding DUF938 domain-containing protein, with the translated sequence MTDLRRHAPAASRNREPILAVLRRVLPERGSVLEIAGGSGEHAVHFAAALPGLRWRATDADPDSVASIAAWRRSGGTPNLMVPRLLDVAGADWGDETYDAIFSANMIHISPWAACLGLLAGAGRHLATGGVLILYGPFRIDGQHTAASNEAFDADLRSRNPQWGVRDLGDVDREALRHGLVLEERTEMPANNQTVVWRKK
- a CDS encoding VOC family protein; this translates as MTEVLGIDHIYLAVRDLEASRRWYDVVMKILGFRSGNFRIGDEPHASYYNRHFGFVLRPARGGTRHDPYAPGLHHFCFRVDSDDDVRAVFQALRETGIAASSPALYPQYAPDYFAVFFDDPDGMRLEVTNYRAERRQRHDHWHDLQEDLAQ
- a CDS encoding ferritin-like domain-containing protein, encoding MIHLALDLMPKPARRYVEDVLDAVGIAAAVENKQVLAGMLPSVGRGFVLKRGKQGGEVHMPACYQTSFDFGYGGDYPEMYDLYRRAVANQWDADTKLDWSTDVDPERPERLLMPMEFVPVAGLREHGIRLDDKEQRRFLHDFTSFILSQFLHGEQGALYASAQVTESVRWFDGKFYGATQVMDEARHVEVFLRYIETKLGKLYPVNDNLFTIIDALMHDARWDMKFLGMQIMIEGLALGAFNTMYQATGEPLMKDMLKYVIQDEARHVHYGVLALKSHYATLSDAELREREDWAFEVGLLMRNRFLAHEVYDEWFGDRLRRKDWDRIMTELPLMRSFRALMFKRLIPNLEYIGLFSPRIQKHYEKAGLMEFAGGRNASELTAEDLLSDAA
- a CDS encoding ferredoxin--NADP reductase; amino-acid sequence: MGLAMASFTRIFSPPAAAPVLCRPNRRWARPSPGGLLRLVVAKVIDETPNAKTFVLDAPGLDYSAGQHLTIVAKVDGKEHRRCYSLSTSPLAGSQPAITVKRVEGGTLSSWLHDRVRAGDVLRAAPAAGRFTIDADHAASRHVAMVAGGVGITPLISMFETLLRSQKQSRVTLLYGSRCQDEIIFRSRIDAMQKLFGRRLDVILAVDEAGPGWNGLTGPIDAARVAAVLRDRDVDSWYVCGPGPMMNGVVGALEARGVAGDRIHLERFQYAESSTTAAPTTAATLVFGASAKTVIAKPGATLLEAADAAGITLPSSCRMGGCGACKIRIDGNVVAAEPNCLTPAERADGYALACCSFGDGRVVIRDF
- a CDS encoding endonuclease/exonuclease/phosphatase family protein, with amino-acid sequence MIMRPTHRARRRFRPACLAAAAALLSAVASPGVSLAGTFAVLTYNVRGLPPPLIEDRHTQISEIAPLLEDFHTPAPPYVGMPSIVGLQEVFAQDYYDTLTSPQTITYSYITQKDTGGTAGLGDGLDMLSDFQINPFSRTQWSACFGTLGNDGSDCDTDKGYSYAKIFLEPTVSVDVYTLHADAGQDSGSQAARRSNVDQLVAAINATSPAGAPVIVLGDTNSLYTRVGNDNIQDLVTGAGLTDVWVLLERGGIVPGAGSDINADCATSPGTGNCELFDKIFYRDGTLLKFAPESYAALKTMFSDGMGNDLSDHVPVAVTLDYAVVTTTTTTTTSTSSTSSTSTTTIAGRPCGDPLALVVTLSRHHSARRIAKLQAKATSSPRAATRALRASATADSGDSRAVVASDALFVLKTAVGTLVCPLCTCDVDNSGKITASDALRVLKAAVGQNVPLTCPLC